The proteins below come from a single Eucalyptus grandis isolate ANBG69807.140 chromosome 3, ASM1654582v1, whole genome shotgun sequence genomic window:
- the LOC104436853 gene encoding BRAP2 RING ZnF UBP domain-containing protein 1-like isoform X3 translates to MFFLRVHSVDTDHPLATDDGGFSSSSPPPPPPPPTRSPRFTERRGMVHLFRTLSHAPLSSPGARSTTLFVVAVPNYFSPDDFIRFCGPRVDDVSELRFIRNDGMEDRYSVLIELTDQKAADGFYCTFNGQNFSPAEVEVCHILYLHEVDYTESADVASTPPSGFAELLSCPVCLERLDPDTSGILSTHCDHSFHCSCGTKWTYLSCQVCRLCQQQDEVPSCFICGTMENLWVCLICGFEGCGRYKDKHAISHWKNTQHCYSLDLRTQQICDYVGDTYVHRLNQSKADGKLLEMNSYCESPEGDCGSCGCSEDSEISGVLFSSKIEAIHTNYIHLASTQLEAQRKHYESLMLEAKSRKENSKLEAIEKAVTSKIEDIHSKLGKLGDEKKAVAELRLNQTLIKSQDIMWRKVKEIEERKTLSLKSRDEQILDLEEQYVPCHPSRIRDLKVYIGAQKTLDKMNDKDGVKGGTLLPVPLEQSTPARKSKKPSRRRK, encoded by the exons ATGTTCTTCCTCCGGGTCCACTCGGTGGACACCGACCACCCCCTCGCCACCGACGACGGcggcttctcctcctcctcgccgccgccgccgccgccgccgccgacgaggAGCCCTAGGTTCACCGAGCGGAGGGGCATGGTCCACCTGTTCCGGACGCTGTCGCACGCGCCCCTCTCGAGCCCCGGCGCCCGCTCCACCACCCTCTTCGTCGTCGCCGTCCCCAATTACTTCTCCCCCGACGACTTCATCCGGTTCTGCGGGCCCCGCGTCGACGACGTCTCCGAGCTCCGGTTCATCAG GAATGATGGGATGGAAGATAGGTACAGTGTGCTGATCGAGCTTACCGATCAAAAGGCTGCTGATGGTTTCTATTGCACCTTCAATGGCCAGAATTTCTCGCCTGCTGAG GTTGAGGTATGCCATATTCTATATCTGCACGAAGTGGACTATACGGAATCAGCTGATGTAGCTAGCACGCCCCCGTCGGGCTTTGCGGAGCTACTCTCTTGTCCAGTTTGTCTTG aGAGATTGGACCCAGATACCAGCGGAATTTTGAGTACACATTGTGACCATTCCTTTCATTGTTCGTGTGGTACAAAATGGACTTACTTGTCTTGTCAG GTTTGCCGACTATGCCAACAGCAAGATGAGGTGCCATCTTGCTTTATTTGTGGAACAATGGAAAATCTTTGGGTTTGTCTGATATGTGGTTTTGAGGGATGTGGAAG ATACAAAGATAAGCATGCAATCAGCCATTGGAAAAATACGCAACATTGCTATTCTCTAGATTTAAGAACACAGCAAATTTGTGATTATGTTGGGGACACTTACGTTCACCGGCTTAATCAATCAAAAGCTGACGGCAAGCTTTTGGAGATGAATTCATACTGTGAATCACCTGAAGGAGATTGTGGTAGCTGTGGTTGTAGCGAGGATTCCGAAATTAGTGGGGTGCTCTTCAGCAGCAAAATTGAAGCA ATTCACACCAACTATATTCATCTAGCTTCAACTCAACTGGAAGCACAAAGAAAA CATTATGAGTCTCTCATGCTAGAAGccaaaagtagaaaagaaaattccaaactagaaGCAATCGAGAAAGCTGTGACTTCAAAGATTGAAGACATCCATAGTAAGCTGGGGAAACTTGGTGACGAAAAGAAGGCTGTGGCAGAGTTAAGG CTTAATCAAACTCTTATCAAGAGCCAAGATATAATGTGGAGAAAGGTTAAGGAAATTGAAGAGAG GAAAACTCTCTCATTGAAGTCGAGGGATGAACAAATACTTGACTTAGAAGAACAG TATGTCCCTTGTCATCCTTCACGGATTAGAGACCTTAAGGTGTATATTGGAGCCCAGAAAACTCTCGACAAGATGAATGATAAAGATGGCGTCAAAGGAGGAACCCTATTACCAGTGCCTTTGGAGCAGTCAACCCCAGCCAGAAAGAGTAAGAAGCCCAGTCGAAGACGGAAATAG